The genomic region GAGCCTGCTCGCCCAGAATAAAGAACGTCGCCCGCGCATCGTGCGCGGCGAGCGTGTCCAAAATATGCGGCGTGATGTCCGGGGATGGGCCGTCGTCAAAGGTGAGCGCAATGGAGTCGCCCGGTTGGGCAAGCCGGGTGACAATCGGCAGCCCCCACCGCCACGGCGCCACGAAGATAAAGAGAAAACAAACCGTCAGCAGCAGCGTCACGACAAGGCCGACCCAGTGAAATGGAACCCCGGTGTCGGGAAGATGAAACAGATACAGCACCCAGTATGTGAGCAGCGTTCCGGCGAAGGAAAACACGGCGATAATCGGCGCGACAGGTCCCAGGCGTCTCATTGCTCCACGATCCTCGCCTTCATCGCCGAAGCCGTCAGCGCCCACTCCATGCCGCGCGGCCGGAAATACTCCCCAATTCCAAATCCCGACAGCGATTCCCCGTCTACGGTCACCTCAGCGTCACAGAGCATCCGCAGATAAAATGGGGCGCTGTCCAGCCGCTCATGGAACCGCACGGTCGCGCGTATCCCCTGCCCCTCCACCGACAGCGCCGTCGCGTACGCCAGTCCGAATGCGTTCACGCGCAGGCCGGACATACGTCGCCGGGCGCCGTCCTCGCGGCGTGCGGGAGCGCCGGCCGCGAAGAGGAGGATATCGGATTTCCAGGCGCCGGAGGCAAGCCGAGTCTGGTAGATCACAAGCGTTCGCTCCTTCGGCAGCGCAATACGCGCCCAGTACCAATCTCGGATCGCCGCCGAAAACGGCAGCGCGCCGCGATTGTGGTCGTGGTAGCCCGATCCTTGAAACGCGATCTGTTCCCGATCATAATTCATGGCGCTGCTCAGCGCGATCCGCGCCTCGACGCGACATGTCGGAGCCGAAGGACGCCAAATGTGCTCGGCGGAATCCGTCTCATCTCCCACCGTCTCCAGAGTGATCGACGCAGAGGCGGCAAAATCGATCGTCGCGCGCAATCGACGACGATTGGCGTTGGCGTCGTCCAAGCTCAGGCGATATTCCAGCCCGCTTTGTTCGAGTGTGGACGGTCCAAAACGCAGACGCAGCGGCGGGATGGCGGCGGCAATCACGCGTTCCGGCGCAAAGCGCGAGAAATGGTACGCGTGAAGACTCCCTCGACGATACAAGGCGAAAAAGAGCGCGTTGTGGTCAAAGGGATCCGCGTCGCGGCCCAGCGCGGCGGCGCGGTAATACGGCGAAAAGGGATTCCCCAAAAACCAGATCGCGCTAAAGGCATACTCGCGATCGTCGGACACGGCGTCGAAGTACCACCATTCGTACGCGCCGCGCGTCGCGCGCAGCCACTCGACATGGGGGATTTCCTCGGACGGGTCGAAGGAGACGTGCATAAGGGCATTATACCAGCGCCGTGCGAGCGGCGCCGGGTATAATCGTTCGCAGATGTCCCCTGCAATGATCTATCACTGCGCCGTGCTTCTCGGCTGTCTGGCGATGACCGGGACAGCGGCGCTAAACTTTCTCTTTTTTCGCAAGCCACGCGCGCTGGTTGGCGTCGCCGACAGTGATCTGCCGATGGTGTCCGTCCTCGTCCCCGCCCGCAACGAAGAAACGACGATCGAAGCCTGCGTTCGCTCGCTGCTGGCGATGAACTATCCGAACTTCGAGGTGATCGTCCTCGACGACCGCTCCACGGACAGCACTTACGAGATCCTTTGCCGACTGCGGGATCAAGATCATCGTCTGCACGTTCTGGTCGGCGCGGAGATGCCCGAAGGCTGGTACGGTAAGCCGCACGCCTGCTGGCAGCTCGCCAACGCCGCCAATGGCGAGTATCTGCTGATGACCGACGCCGACTGCACATTCGCGCCTGACGCCCTTCTGCTGGCCCTGGGAGCGAGGCAAGAGCACCAAGCCGACGTCGTGTCCATGACGCCCGATCTCCAGTGCCAGGGCTTCTGGGAGCAGATGATCATCCCGCTCCAGTACTTCATCGTCTTCGCCTTCCTTCCGGGGCCGCTGATCCGCATCACGCCGTTCCCATGGTTCGCCGCCGCCAACGGCGCCTTTATCTTTCTGCGCCGGGACACATACTTTGAAGTCGACGGCCACCGCGCGGTCCGCCGCCAGCTCGCTGAAGACATCAAATTTTCCCAGCACGTCAAGCGCCGGGGAAAAACGCTCTGGTATGGCGACGGATCTCGGACATACGCCGTACGGATGTATCACGGCCTGGCGGAGATCTGGGCGGGCTTCTCCAAAAATATCTTCCCCGCGTTTTCCCGGGATTTGCCGCTGCTCGCCACCGTGCTCGCCTATCTCTTCTGCGCCCTCGTCTTACCCGCGCCCCTGGCGGTGTGGGGGTGGACGCATCACAAGCCCTGGGCGGCGGCGGCGCTGGCGGCGTACCTGCTGACGGCCGGCGTCCGCCTCGCGCTCAGCGCGCGGTTCCTAAGCGCCCCGGCCTGGGCGGCGCCTCTCCTGCCGCTCGGCTGGCTGTGCGTCATCGGCATCGCCCTCAACTCCATCCGGCAGAGTTACTCCAAGACCGGCAACCTTTGGAAGGGCCGAAGTTACCCCAAAACGTAAAAAACTCCGCTTGCCTGCCATAACTCGATTTTGTCCGGGGAATATAGCCTCAGACGTCAGCATTCATGCGGCGTACGGCTTACAGTCTCTTCAATGAGCTTAGAAGGAAAATCGATCATGGCTGAAGATGTGAAGGGGCAGCTGCTCCGCTACTTAAACGATGCGCACGCCGCCGAAGACGGAGGCATCGCTTCTTTGAAGGATATCGCTGCGGAAGCGACCGACTCGGACCTCAAGACCGCCATCAACGAGCATATCGCCGTTTCGCAGTCGCAGGCGGATCGCCTGAAGGCCCGAATCCTGGCGCTGGGCGGCGACAAAGCCGAAGGCAAGAGCCTGGTCAACACAATCATCGGCAAGGGCAGCAACCTGCTCAACGCTTTCCACAACAACGAAGATAAGCAGACTCAAGATCTGATCAAGGCGTATTCGCTGGAGCATTTTGAGATCGGCATGTACACGTCGCTCAAAACGTTCGCGGACGCCATCGGCGATCATGAGACCGCGCAGCTCGCGGACACGATCCTGGGCGAAGAGCAGCTCGCGGGCGAGCGCCTGCTGCGCCTGATCCCGCAAGTCGCCAAAGCGGCCATTCCCCAGGGCGCCGTCACCAGCGCGAACATCTAATCGCCCAACGTCGTCCAACACGCAGCCGCTTGGCGTTATCGCCATGCGACTGCGTTTTTTTGTTTATTGGGTACACTAGAAACCGACCATCCGGGAAGGAAAAGGGATTTTGATACTACGACGTCACCACTTGTTTTCAGTCCTCGGCGCTGCCGCGCTGATGGCCGCCACCACCGGCGCCCCCGCGGCCACACACGCCGCCACGCCGCCGCCGATCATTCAGCAGTCCAACGCCGGACCGCAGCTCGATAGCGCGCAAAAGGCGAAGGCGGACGCCCGCCGCGCGAAGATGCAGGCGGACTTGCAGGCGCTGAACACCAGCCCGCTGACGCCGGCGCAGAAGCAGGCGAAGTTCCTCAAGCTGAAAACGGCTTACGAAGCCGACATGCTGGCGATCCTAACCCCGTCTCAGCGCAAAGTATTCCTCGCGGCCCGCGCAAAAGCGCAGGCGGACGACGCCAAAAAGCGCGCGATCTTCCAGACACGCATGATCGAGAGCCAGAAGATCGGCAAGCAGATCAATGACTCCATGACCGCGGACCAGAAGAAGCAGCTGCTCACGATCAAGAACGATACGGGAGCGCAGGCGAAGAAGATCTACGACGATAAAACAAGCGCTCCGGAAGCGAAGAAAGCCCAGATGGACGCGCTGGAAAAAGGTTACGAGGGGAAAGTTATGGCGATCATGACGCCCGCGCAGCAGAAACTCTTCCAGAAGCTGCAGGTCATCCAGGCCGAACAGATCAAGCTCGCAAACGGCGCCCGCTAAACGCATCTTTCAGACACGAAAACGCCCGCCGGCATTGCCGGCGGGCGTTCGCATTCTTGGAGGAAGATTAAAACTCGAACGCTTCGTCCAGGCGACGCAGAAGATCCAGAAGCTCGGCGATCTCATCAGGCAGCGGCGCGTGGAACTGATGGCGGCGCTTTGTGCGAGGATGATCGAAGCTGAGGAAATGCGCGTGCAGCGCCTGGCCGTGCAGTCCGGCGAGCGATGCGTTGAGCGTTTGCAGCGGCGCGCCGCGCAGCAGGTCGGCGGAGACTTTCCGCAGGCCGCCATAGGTGGAGTCGCCGACGACCGGGTAGCCCGCGAACGCGGAATGCACGCGAATTTGGTGCGTGCGTCCCGTCTGCAAAATCGCCTCAATCCACGAGAACTCGACGAGATGCTCAAGCAGGCGCACTTCCGTCACGGCCTGGCGCACGGCCTTGGGCAGACTGGTCTGCGACGCCGGGCCGACCATGCCGCCCTCTTCATAGACGGTCATCCGCTTGCGGTCCACAGGGTGGCGTGTGATGGGAGCGTCGATCACGGCGTGCTTGAAGGGCAGACGTCCCCAAAGCAGCGCGTTGTACTTTCGTACGGCGGTGCGCGCCTGAATCTGCTTGGAAAGACTCTCGTGCGCCAGGTCGTTCTTGGCGACGACGAGCAGTCCCGACGTATCTTTGTCCAGGCGATGCACGATCCCCGGACGCTGCGTGCCGCCGATCCCGGAGAGATCCTTGCAGTGCGCGAGGAGCGCGTTCACCAGGGTGCCGGTCTCCGCGCCGGGCGCGGGATGCACGACCAGTCCCTTTTGCTTATTCACAACGATCAGATCGTCGTCTTCATAGACGATATCGAGCGGAATGTTTTCGGGCTCGGCGTTCTCCAGCGGACGCGCGGCGGGAACGTCGATCGTGATCTCGTCGCCCATGCGCGTGCGATAGTTCGACTTCGCCGGCTCCCCGTTGATCTGCACGGAGTGCATGGCGATCAGCTTCTGAATGCGCGCGCGCGAAAAGTGCGGCAGACGGTCGGCGAGGAACACATCCAGGCGAACGTTGGATTCTTCGGGCGAGATAAGAAGACTTTCCATTAATGACCCGCGACCTCAAGCGCGGCGGTGTTTCCAGTGGACGAAAGGCGTCCGGCGCGGCGAAGCACGACGAGGCCAATCGCGGCGAGAGCCATCATCGAGAGGCATAAGAACTGCACGTCGGTCAATCCCAGCGCGACAACGGTCGAAGTGACTCCGCCGCGCCAGATCTCCATGACAAAACGTTCCGTGGCGCCAAGGATAATATACCAGCATAACAGCTGTCCGTCAAACGCCTTGCGCCGCTCCAGCCACACAAGAATTCCAAAGAAACACAAACTGAGAAGGGTGGAGTACATCTGCGTGGGATGTGAAGGCACAGTCCAATGACCATCGTCATCGAAGCGGACGCCCCAGGGCAAATTTGTCGGCGCGCCGTAGCAGCATCCATTGAAGAAGCAGCCGATGCGCCCGATCGCATAGCTCAGCATCACGGACGGCGCCATCAAATCCGTGATCTTGAGGAGGGAGATATGCCGGAGACGGCAGAAGATAATCAAAGCCAGCAGGCCGCCAAAGAGCGCGCCATGGAACGAAAGACCGCCCTCCCAGAGCCGAAAACTCGAAAGGATATTACTGCGGTACGTCGACCAATCGACGATGATGAACATC from Capsulimonas corticalis harbors:
- a CDS encoding glycosyltransferase yields the protein MIYHCAVLLGCLAMTGTAALNFLFFRKPRALVGVADSDLPMVSVLVPARNEETTIEACVRSLLAMNYPNFEVIVLDDRSTDSTYEILCRLRDQDHRLHVLVGAEMPEGWYGKPHACWQLANAANGEYLLMTDADCTFAPDALLLALGARQEHQADVVSMTPDLQCQGFWEQMIIPLQYFIVFAFLPGPLIRITPFPWFAAANGAFIFLRRDTYFEVDGHRAVRRQLAEDIKFSQHVKRRGKTLWYGDGSRTYAVRMYHGLAEIWAGFSKNIFPAFSRDLPLLATVLAYLFCALVLPAPLAVWGWTHHKPWAAAALAAYLLTAGVRLALSARFLSAPAWAAPLLPLGWLCVIGIALNSIRQSYSKTGNLWKGRSYPKT
- a CDS encoding ferritin-like domain-containing protein; this encodes MAEDVKGQLLRYLNDAHAAEDGGIASLKDIAAEATDSDLKTAINEHIAVSQSQADRLKARILALGGDKAEGKSLVNTIIGKGSNLLNAFHNNEDKQTQDLIKAYSLEHFEIGMYTSLKTFADAIGDHETAQLADTILGEEQLAGERLLRLIPQVAKAAIPQGAVTSANI
- a CDS encoding RluA family pseudouridine synthase, whose product is MESLLISPEESNVRLDVFLADRLPHFSRARIQKLIAMHSVQINGEPAKSNYRTRMGDEITIDVPAARPLENAEPENIPLDIVYEDDDLIVVNKQKGLVVHPAPGAETGTLVNALLAHCKDLSGIGGTQRPGIVHRLDKDTSGLLVVAKNDLAHESLSKQIQARTAVRKYNALLWGRLPFKHAVIDAPITRHPVDRKRMTVYEEGGMVGPASQTSLPKAVRQAVTEVRLLEHLVEFSWIEAILQTGRTHQIRVHSAFAGYPVVGDSTYGGLRKVSADLLRGAPLQTLNASLAGLHGQALHAHFLSFDHPRTKRRHQFHAPLPDEIAELLDLLRRLDEAFEF
- the lgt gene encoding prolipoprotein diacylglyceryl transferase, whose translation is MHPILFRIGAYPVHTFGVMMMLAFAVGLWRAHSAAKRQKGEPGDVPPEAILDAGTWMILAGILGARLMFIIVDWSTYRSNILSSFRLWEGGLSFHGALFGGLLALIIFCRLRHISLLKITDLMAPSVMLSYAIGRIGCFFNGCCYGAPTNLPWGVRFDDDGHWTVPSHPTQMYSTLLSLCFFGILVWLERRKAFDGQLLCWYIILGATERFVMEIWRGGVTSTVVALGLTDVQFLCLSMMALAAIGLVVLRRAGRLSSTGNTAALEVAGH